The following DNA comes from Alnus glutinosa chromosome 6, dhAlnGlut1.1, whole genome shotgun sequence.
CAAAACATGCACATAGACACATATATGGAGTGAAAGTGATTAAACtcaatgagtaatgttagaaattatatttttatctcacaattatctcaTAATGTTAATTATGTGGCAGTCTCAACcaaccattatatatatataatggttgGTTGGGACTGCCACATAATTAACATTATGAGataattgtggaataaaaatgtggtatgaAACATTTCTCATATTGAATTGGTATCAGTCTAGAGTGACGTACAATCTATTACGGTCACCTATATATGAGATGATCAATATATACCCTCAATAGCATGCGAGGGATTAGCTCAAATAGTTGACTCGTTTGGTTAATACCATTAGATCGGTTGTTTAATTTCTCGCTTAGTTAACTAATACACGGTTCTTACATACTAGGTCATATATTCAAAGTTTACCTGACAGATAAAGATCAATCACAAAATAATCATACCTTGATAGGGTTccacatcataaaaataatatacatGCACATGATTATTAATCCATTCAAACACGCTATCCTTCTTACGATCTATAAACCTAGAAAACAATGATTGAACTATACTATTCGTCAACAAGAATCCGACAAAAAACTTGAACCGTTGATGGACTATTTATATATCCAACAGAAAACTACGGGCGAAAGAAAACTAAGTACCCTTCGACTGTTGATggactatatatataccacGATGACAAGTATGCACGTACGGAGAACATGCATGGTTTTAATGGCTTCGTACATGCATGGTTTGAATTAAAGCTCACCCTGTTTGAATTATATATGTTTGGCAGATTcagggaaaggaaaaggaggAGTACTAAAAGAACCGAAAGGGGAAAAAGGGGCTGGAAAAATGTGTTGGCGCTGAGTACGTGGAATCTTGTTGCATGCCCTGTCGACCATCAAGAGAGGTTGGCCTTGGATGATAATCATGATTCATGAACATGCTGGTCCTCGATGAACAACGTCAAGATATGTCGGAGACTGGACCTTAATTTAGGGCACGTTGTTGATCGTCACTACTTTTTCAAAACCGTGTTTTCATTGTTTGAACCCTCGTACGTAATTAATGCTTTTCACGCGCACGTAATTATCCAAACAGTACGTATCcactttttatataaaaaataataacaataaataaataaataaataaaaaggagaaaaaaaaaagtagtggtTGGCTTTCCATAGGGTGGAGGCCCCCTTTCACCCCAACCACGTAAGAGATagcaaataaattaaacatCGGGACATATCGAGCATGCATGTTCATGCGTGATGGTGTGCCTGGGACAGAATTGCTTAATTGGGACAAGGATTTTCAGAAATTTATTATtcgtttttttagtaatttgggTAGGGTCTAAAATATTagcaatttaaatagtaaacgTGAGAGAGTGTATATGAAAATTATATGTTCAATTATGCATGTGGTTGGATAactcaaaaattatttataaaaaaaaataaaaaaaaatcaattcttatAATTTAATTACTTGATTCGCAATAAACTCCATTTATATGGTATCAAAATTTACTACAttaactaattttatattttttttgcaattatTTAAGCTAGAGAGCCATACAGATTAATTGGTAGATGCGAGTCCATTGCGCCAACCTAAGTTTCACAAAATTAGGCAAAAGTTGCTTTGCCAGAACGGCGGATGGTCTGAATCAATTAAGGAAATtaaagggaaaaacaaaaacgGGTTGCACGTGTAAAATCTGATAGAATAACATATATACCAAATTGTTGGTACTCTTCTAAGTCTTCAACCCTTTATTAAAGGGTGCCCGGCTGACAGGTCGGCTCAATAGATTTTAAGCTATATATAAGAAGACAAGTTTAAgcgatttttttgtttaatatttaaatattaattaaatcaattttattttaatgtttatattattatttttatttaatatgataATTAGGGcattttttctatttgtaaaatatactttaaatcttttttttttttaataactaattaGATATAGAATGAATTATTACTTGATTCAAAGAACTGAAATAATAAgacttagaagaaaaaaataaagagaaaaatagaaataagttatataaagagTCATTTGTAATGAaatataatgcgaaaaaaaaatgttggacgTTGAAGACTTATAACTTATTGATGGTGTAATTCTATCTATATGCACAATgcaaacaatgagaatttatgcaTTTTCAAGACTTTCCATATTCTTCTAAACATTTAGTTCAAATAAATGTTGGACAAAAAATTATGTTCTTTGGACTTTCATAAGCATAAAAATTgggattttaaaaagagtacTAAACAAGTGAgacttttcaagaatttatggacattagaattttttgtaaatgtgaataatgagacttttaatttgtaattactttttcatAATTGAATGCCTTAAttagaaattatttattaattttttaccatatatattagagtcttaattctatttttttaaataatttttattgtacaattattaattaGAGGCCTACCGTATGTATTAACTTTTTACTGCATTATATTAAAACCttaattttatacttttataaaaaatatttatgttataaTTATTAGTTGTCACTGTCTTCTGACAAGACCAACAACCTTAAATCAACTTAATCTAATGCTCGTGATTCGTCCAAGACCAACAACCTTAATCTAATGCTTGAGATAGGAATTTCCACGTTGATCATGCGCGAAGCAGCTATAAACGTTACGCTCCCCCTCTTCTTATAAAAGGattcctagctagctagcttcaACACGTACATTCATTAGAGAAGCCATAGAACCACCAAAACTTAGTTATGACCAATTAAGAATGGGTTATACAGATAAGACGAGCCATAGAAGAAGGCCTAGAAGAAAGCGATGAAGAAGGCGTTCCCATTAGCATCTTCACTGTTCCCAAAACACTAATCTCTTTCAAACAAGAAGCATACATTCCACAGCTAATAGCCCTTGGCCCATACCATCACCAGCTGCTTGAACTCTTCGAGATGGAGCACTACAAGCTCACTTCTGCTAAGAGACTGCAAAAGAACCTCCAACCCATCAAATTCTGCCACTTGGTCAACCATATTGCGGAAAGTGATAGCACTCTCCGCGCTTGCTACCACCGCTTCTTGGAGTTCGACCAGGAAACACTCGCATGGATATTTGCCATCGATACTTCATTCTTGTTGGAGTATCTTCAAACCTACTCTGCCAAAACGGAAGGTTCGCTTATGCGAATCTCTTCTAAGATGGCACATCTGATCGACCATACAAGAAGGAAAACCGCACACCACGCGATCCTCAGGGATATTATAATGCTGGAAAACCAAATCCCTCTCTTTTTGCTCAGAGAAGTCCACAGTTTTTATCTGTTGCATGAAGATCATGACCAAGCATTAGCCACAATGCTGATGGGTTTCTGCAAAGATCTATCACCCATCAAGTACATTAATTACCAACATTTTAGAGAAGAATGTTTCGAGAGAGCTCATTTGCTAGACCTTCTCTACCACATGGTTGCACCAAAGCTGCAACTTGTACCTGATTGTGAGCAGGAGGAGCCGAAAGCGGACGAAGAGATTGGCTGGTTTAAAAAGGCCTTGAAATCATTCTTGGCAGCACTACTTTACATTAACTTGGCACCGCTCCGCCTTCTCAGTAAACTGTTCAAATCAAAGGCGGTCATGCTTTTAGTTACACTACCATTTACAATCATCTCATATGTTTTTCATCTTAAAAACAAAGGTGATATAAACAGTCTCATATCATCGGCAGGGAGTATGGCCGAAGAGGTGGAAAGTGCATCTCATGAGATGAAAGACGAAAGTCCTTTGGTCGAAGAGATTTCAATCCCAAGTGTGACACAACTCCATAAAATTGGTGTCAAATTTCATCCAACAAAGGGTGGCTTGGGATCTATCAATTTCGACAAGTCTTGTGGTACATTTTACCTTCCGGTTATTCAGTTGGATGATAACTCGGAAGTTGTGCTGAGGAACCTCGTGGCCTATGAGGCATGTATTTCTCCGGAGGTGATGGTTTTTACACGTTACATGGAAATGATGAATGGAATAATTGATACGTAGGAAGATGTAAGAATTCTTCGAGAGGCAGGGATCATCTTGAATCGCCTCAAAAGCGATAAAGAAGTGGCAGCGCTCTGGAATGGCATGACGAAGTCTGTGAGGGTAACGAAAGTTCCAATTCTCGACAAGGCCATTAAAGGTGCAAATACTTATTATTCGGAGAGTTGGAAGGCCAGGATTAATGTGATCatgaaaaagtatatatgtGGTTCATGGCCATACCTTACGTTTTTAGCTGCTAACATGTTGATATTGTTATCTGCCCTGGAGACTGCTTGTTCTGTGTACAGTTGCTCCAAATGGGTGGCGGCCGCTTTATGAATGTTTTCTCTTTCTGTTGTTGTTTAGTGTTTGTATTTAATTGATTGAGAGCATGCATACTGAGTGGCATATATGTTATCAATTCTTTATTGCATTCTTTAATGAAGAATTCTTTGTCTTGTTGTATTCTTTGGTATGGAAGCCTTAACTTCATgattttgcttttctttatttcttacCGCAGGCCACGTCTTCGGTTTGGTGTTTGACTACTTTTAAGGGATAACTTTATAAAAGGGTATTGAAAATTATACgccattttgaaaaaatagttcTGAACtatcaaatgtctcaaactaaTGTATCAAAGTTTTCAAACATCTCACTTAAGGATATTTCgttaggatttgttgttaaatcccaccaaaatttctaaaatactcccatttttatttttttaaaaaaaattataaaatttttcattagATTCAAACattggtatttttgcaaattccattaaattttaatcaacatctaaatcctaacattttttttttttaaaaaaaaaaaatggatatttCGAAAATTTTTGTAGGATTTAATAGCAAATCCTAACGAAGTATCGAGACATTTGAAAACTTGGATACactagtttgagacgtttgatagtttaatacccttttgtgaagttatcacAACTTCTAATATagatgcatgtgtgtgtgtgtgtgtgtgagagataTCAACTCGGGCCGCCCAGTTTGAGATTACAGGCTTGGGAGTCCATAGTTTGGGCCAAGTCAATCAAGCCTAAGTCATTGGCCCTTATCGAGCCAAGGAAGTAAGCCTGCCTGCCCGACAATTGCATAAGAAGCGTAAGGAATGGGGCACAGACAATGGCCACCCCCAATTCTTGTCCTATAACCATTAGCGAACACATAAAATCCAATGCATCATCAAGTCACCATGACAACCTTACAATAAGCCGTACTTGTGGGTCACATCAAGCCAAGTCCGTCGTTTGGCGTCACGCTTGGTCAAGGCTGTATCCCATTAGGGGATGCTCCGCATAAGAGGAAGATACGTCATCATTTCAAGTATAAAACAAACTGAAAAATTCACTTTAGATGCTAAAGTTGTTATTAATCAGattatcaaataaatcaattGTTAAGCAAATTACCATAGTTGATATCACCGCATCCAAATgaagcataaaataaaatagacacaAAGATTTAGTGATGAAGtgaaaatttcttgaaaaattcTTCAAAAGTAGATCAATCTGGGAGTCAACCAATCTCAAAGATATCTACTATAGAAAATATGTGTTATAACTAGTTAACTTACAAAACATTTGTAAACCTTGACTCAACTTGCAACTCCGACAAACTTCATACTCACCTCTTACCGCAATGGCTCTCTAAAACTTTTTGCCTTCTTTTATAGATTTAGCATCGAGTAAAGAGGCTTTCATTTTGAGATTAAGACTagattataatattttatagataaaacaataattttggaagaaattAAGAGAACACGTGGTTATTAAGGAAATGAATTGTGGTTGatgaaatttaatttataggtcctggtttttttaataaatttattttagattttaattttatcatCGGGagaaatttattttagattCTAATTTTTGATCAAAACACTTAATTAGGTGTTTAAAAAGTTACGACCCTTATTTTGATTACCGAAATGAACcaatatataaaacctaacaCAAAGTGGTTTCGTGCTAGGAACAAATTATTGATCCTCCTCCTCGAAGGCCCTACATAATTCTTTCTCCCTCTACTATGATAATGATGAGTACATAGACTACATCGATTGATTAATTGCATGAAAATAATTGTAGACGATATGATGCAAGATCACCACGAATCAATAAGAAAGATCCAACCGACTTATAATTGGTTCAAAGAACTCAATTTTGACCGAAACTTCCCAACGTATACTTTATTCTCGGCGTGGAAATTATTGGTTCAGAGAAACAATGACATTACACCCCATGCACTCGCTGCTAAGAAGAATCAAGAATCTTAATTAATTGCAAACCCACCTTCCAATGGAAAGTTATTAAAATAGTTTTGGCACCTTCCATCCTTCAACTCTGTTTAAGACTTTGTCCACAATATCTTGAaaagcctcttttttttttttttatttgccaaACAGTAATAGCAGACCAAGGTGCTTTGTATATATCATTAATTTTATGTGTAGGTCTGAAAGGCAAGATGGCTTGAATACTGTTTTTGAT
Coding sequences within:
- the LOC133870632 gene encoding putative UPF0481 protein At3g02645, with protein sequence MEHYKLTSAKRLQKNLQPIKFCHLVNHIAESDSTLRACYHRFLEFDQETLAWIFAIDTSFLLEYLQTYSAKTEGSLMRISSKMAHLIDHTRRKTAHHAILRDIIMLENQIPLFLLREVHSFYLLHEDHDQALATMLMGFCKDLSPIKYINYQHFREECFERAHLLDLLYHMVAPKLQLVPDCEQEEPKADEEIGWFKKALKSFLAALLYINLAPLRLLSKLFKSKAVMLLVTLPFTIISYVFHLKNKGDINSLISSAGSMAEEVESASHEMKDESPLVEEISIPSVTQLHKIGVKFHPTKGGLGSINFDKSCGTFYLPVIQLDDNSEVVLRNLVAYEACISPEEDVRILREAGIILNRLKSDKEVAALWNGMTKSVRVTKVPILDKAIKGANTYYSESWKARINVIMKKYICGSWPYLTFLAANMLILLSALETACSVYSCSKWVAAAL